GATGGGGTGGGGATGACACGGTATCACGTTAGTTACATATCATTCTGGAAAACGGCCAACTTGACCGAGACGGGTACGTAAAGGATTCGTTGATATTGCAAACGTACAAGAAAATTACAAAGGGATATCAGCAGCTTCACGGAGTAGACTAAGGCGAATTGGGATTGTGAAGGTCAAGGCGAAGTCTCGTGAATTGTACTCATGGAACGTTCAACAGGCACGCGCGGCAAATGATCAAATGTGATGTGCAAAGCAATAAAATGATATTCCCTCTACAAACGCCGAACACCGGCTTTAGAGGTGTGAAGATTCTCTAATGCGTCGGACTTCATTCAGCACCTCCTCCGTCTCTTCTGCCGCAGACTTTCCCTCCTGCTCCCAGTCAAAACTATTCTCCAGCGCTTTCGCAACGTTCAGAACCTTTTTCTCTTGCCAAAGACCACCGACGATCTGCAATCCAACCGGCAACAAAACActctcatcgtcaacagcCTTTGACCAACCAATAGGAAGCGACAGAGCAGGATTACCCGtgacgttgaagatggcagtgTTGTTCGTCATCCCGATGCTCGGCTCGAATGACTTGAGCACAGACTCTCGTGAGCCGTGGCGCGGTGCGACGAAGGGCGTTGTtggcatgatgatgacgtcGTATTCTTTAAACTTTGCTTCGTATGCATCGCGTATTTGGCGGCCGATGTTGACCGTCTTTGCGTAGAGACCGGGGAAATTGCGTGAGAGATAGATGCCGTTGATGACAGTGTTCTTGGTAGATGGGAAGAGCTTCTCGAATTCAGAGGATGTCCAAGGAAGACGGGCTTGTTCGAACTCTGTCAAGTAGAGACCTCGACGGCCATTTGCTTGGCCCAAGATGCCTGCAGAGCCGGATATGCGTTGCTGGATGGTCCATATTGAAGGACCTTCCTTGTGAAGAGGAATCGATACTTCGCTCACATTGGCACCAAGAGACTTCAGCctattgatggtgttgaagaaagtTTGCTTCACGCCTGGCTGCACCAGATCGTTATCGTAGCCTTCCTTCAGAACGCCAATCCGAAGACCTTTTACTGATGCACTGGCCAATGAGTCTAAGTAGTTGAACGATCCTGGTGATGGAGCGCCAAGTGATCGGTCGTCGATCCCATCGTAGCCCGCAATGACATCCAAGCAagcagcaacttcttcaactgtcCTGGCGAGTGGTCCCGCATGGTCATCAATCTGATCGCCACTCGTGATACCTGTATATGGTACAAGTCCATGTGTCGGCTTGAACCCGACACAACCGCAAAGCGACGCTGGTACACGGATGCTACCGCCTTGATCTGTACCGATAGCAATGTCGGCGAGACCGCCCGTGACAAGCGCTGCGCCACCAGAGGTACTGCCACCGGCCGAATACCCTGCTTTGCGCGGGTTGTCGATCGTGCCCTGCGCACTTGTGAAGGAAGATGTGGAGTTGCAGAAGTTTTCGCACGTCGCTGTTCCTGTAATCAcagctccagcttcaagGACTCTCGTGACAACAGTCGCATCAGTCGACGGTGTCCAAGCGGGGAACGCATCGCTTCCAAAGAACTGTGGTACACCAGCAACAGCGATACAGTCTTTCAGGCAAACAGCCTTCCCCACCAATGCTGAGGGTGAAGACTTGTCGCCTTCGATGATGAAACGGTGCGCCCAGGCATGACCGTAGCTTTGCTCGTGTTCTTCGGGAAGGTGGATGTTTTGACGGGGAAATCGAGAGATTTCCGGGACGGGCTGATAGTCTGGGAGATTGGAGACACGTTCTGCGCAGTCGTGAACTGCTGCGAGGAGAATTTGGTATTCTGATGACTCTTCGGGGCGGATGGTGAGGTCGAGAGGGTCGAGTAGGGCCTCGACGTCGCCTGCCTGAACAGGGTTGCCACTAGAACAGAATGTTAATCTACTGCCTTGACCTGTGAGTTCGGCCTAGGAGTTGACTTACGGTAGAATCTCTTTGAAGAACACAGACATGGTTGCGGCGTAGATCGAGGCGGAATGGCGTGAGGGAGGTGTCGAAACGTACTAGCCAAGACAATCACAACCTAGAGGTAAACTTATCAGTTTATCAACATAGATAAAGCAATGCCATCATTCTATTTCTAAGGGCATGATTGTTAATCTCAACCCGCTTCGTGGTCCACTCAAGCCGTTGGAGTACCTTGACCATGGCTGGAGACTTACCCCAAGATCCCTGTTGGGGTACTCCAACATCATGACATGGCGGGTCTTGATGCGACAGGTAGTGTGGCGATATGGCCCAGGACGGGAGATAACACGGCAATCGGTCTGTAAGTAGACGGCCTTGATGTCGCTTCTCAAGATTGACATCGGAGAGCTTTGTGAAACAGAGGGTAGCAATTGCAATGGCGCCCGACGCAGCATTACCATCTCGGATGAGAGCAGCGTATATCGCAGAGGTGAGCATGACTACAAAGAATTAGCCACCATAGACGAGTGCTGATACTTCCCAGTATAACAAACCGTATGCCTTCGGGGAGCGGCCGCTGCCTATTATCAGAGACACCGACATCCTCGTGCGGGTTCACGCCGCTGGGTTCTGCCACTCCGACCTGCAAGCTCTGCAAGGCGAGTTCGAGAAACCAGCGCCAATTGGTCTGATCCCATCTCACGAGATAGCCGGCGTTGTCGCCAAACTGGGTAGAAGCTACCAGGGAGATCTCAAAGTCGGCGATCGTGTTGGCGtcctcaacttcaagcaTGCCTGCGGTTCGTGTGTAGGATGTCGCTTGACGCAAAGAAGAGGCGAAGAGCTTGATCCTAGGTTCTGCGATGACCGGGAAACTGCTGGCTTCTTGCACGACGGAGGGTTTGCGGAGTACGCGTCTGCTGATCCGGAGACAACCGTGAAGCTGCCGGACTCGATCTCGTTTGAGCAAGCGGCCCCGCTCACTTGTGCGGGAGCAACGGTCTGGGGAAGTCTCGAGGGCGCCGCAGCGGGAGTGAGCAGAGGAGAGACAATAGCGATCGTGGGTATCGGTGGGCTTGGGCACTTGGGTGTGCAGTTCGCGAAAGCGCTCGGATTCAAGGTCGTTGCGGTAGATAGCAGAGAAGCTGGTCGACAGTTAGCATCAGACGTGGAGAACTCAGCACTGAAGCCTGACCTTGTTATTGACTCTTCCGACACTACAGCGGCGTCAAAAGCCATCTTTGACTTCACAAACGGCGAAGGTGTCGCTGCCGCTGTTGTCTGCACGCCGTCGTTAGAAGCGAATCGGTGGGCGCTCAATATTCTCAGGATCAAAGGAACGCTGGGAATACTCGGCCTTCCTCGGAACCCTTGGCAGTTCGACGCTGCGCCGATTGTGTTTCGGGAGTTGACGATAAAGGGGAGTTACGTGGCGGGGAGAGCGGCGAcggagaggatgatgaaggtcGTGGAGGAGGCGGGCGTGAGGTCGCATCTGACTGTGTTGCCGTTTGAGAAGATTCCGGGCATTGTTGATATCTATGAGGATGCGGCGTTCAAGGGACGGATTGTTGTACAGATATGAGTGACGAAGAAATATGTCTGCTGTAGTTATCTTTTTTTCAACGTGTGTCAGTGAGATCAAACAGGCTTTCAGGTGTAATCAGATTATGTTTGCAAGGATTTAGTGGAGAGCCTGCTGGTGACGACGCTTGAGCAGGAGGTGAGTCTTGGTGgttggagatgaggatgattcaTGTAACTCCACAGCCTCCTTTCTCAGAACCACCCGACAGTCAATCGCATAGAGGCATTCATCTACATACGTCACTGTGATACTGCCAGTTTCTCTTTCTCGGTGCACACACCCCAATCCTTTACAGATTGTAAAGTAAATTCACccttccttctttctttggtATCACGCAGGCATCCAAGTGCGGCAACAGACTCTTTCATGTACTCATTACTGTGAGctagatgtgttatttgcagttgagacctgtggctgagagcttgcaATCGCCACGCTCTTCATGTACTCAGTTGCCTGgtctttcatcttcttgatgtcACTGTAGACAGCCTGGGAATAGATATGGATGGCTCCCGCCCACCCCGCCCACCCTGCCCCCCACGAAACTGCACGCTCCGGCGCGACAGCGTACTGGGGATACCTGTGTTTACGCAGTCCGGGCTCCGTCTTCAAACTCATAACTCCCTCTCCGAGCCCCCTACCCGTTCAAAGCCATAGCCATCATTAATAACCCTCCAGACCCTTCCTCCTCCGATGCATATGTGCTCTTGAATTTGGACTGGTATAATTGGTTGCGCTTCGAGTTCTCCTCCGACAGATGGCGACGTCGAACGAGGCAactcttggccttcttccgCGTGCCCTGCTCGGCCGCACACAATCCTAGGGGTGTCAAACCGTCCAAAGCCGTTGAGGATTGGCGAATCCGATGGTGGTGGTCCCGTCTTCGTGCGAGGTCCGTGGCAGGGACGAATGATAGGTTCAAGGATCTGCCAAAAGTCGCCGTGTGACTCAAAGAATCGCAAGTACTTTGCTTGCTTCCTGGAAAGACAATATCGAAGGCCGACTTGGATGAAGATCCGAGGAGGATCTCGGAATGTGTTGTTGTGCAAAGGGTCCGCAGGCCCCCTCCCTGTGTTGAACAAGGCTGCTGGAATCCCCAGGATGGGGTTCAAACAGCGGGCCTGGAGTGCAAGCAGATGGGCTCTGTGGGTCACTGGCCGCTGGCTAGCCCCGAGACCATTCGTCGTTCCGTTGCATCATCCAAGTCTTTACCCGCCGCAGCACGGGCAAAAGAACAGTGTCTGACGATGGAACACGAGAGGAGCCAAGGTGCAAAGGACCTTGGGAAGAGATGAAAGTGGAGTGGGGTTTTTGGAGAGTGAGGGCTTGGCAGCTGGCTTCTGTTTGGGATGCAGTCAGCTTGAGGCTTCTCTATTCACCGGATCAGTCGACATACCTGTGACTGCTCAACTTCTCAACGTGAGCGAGATACAGTGCTTGACCTTGGGATCGGCGGTCGAGATCTGGCGTGCCTTGAGGTAGTGAAGATGAGTGATGGAGAGGAGggataatgatgatgattgtgCAGCGAACTGCTGGCTTGGTGGAGTGAACACACAGgacgagatgaagaggaggaggttCTGTTCGAGGGCCAAGAGAGGGGAAGGAGTTTTGTGCGGGGAAAAAATCGGTGTTAGGGCTTGGATTGGAAGGCAAACAAGGTGGCAGTGGTAGAGGGAGGGTAGGAGGTTGCTAGACGGCACCATGCCCCTTTTGGATGAGGGCTCAGGAGTTGGCCGGTCAGCCTTGGCTTCTAGGTATCTTATCTCGGCACGCTCTGGGAAGGGAGATAGATAACAAGGGAGTTACAGAGGGTGTCGGAGTTATGGGATGCGGTAGAAGTGCTCAGGCAACCAAATCAGCATGCAGATTCCAGGCAAGCTTAAGCGACTGGCCATGAGCCCATGACGAGCTACATTGTCCGACACAGCCCAAGATTGCGCACGGGATTGCAGTCAAGTATGAAGACTCATGGGTGACTTGAAGGGGCATAGAGAGAACCCACAGTCATGTTCTCGCACAGTTGCTGGCAATCTGTCAAATATCATCCAGGAAGCCCCTGCTTGTTCATCCCCCCTGCACCACGTTCACAGATCGAAACGATCACAATCACTGAAAGTAACACCCGCTCAAATAGAATCGAAACAAACGCACGCAGAGGAACACTGAAGCCATTCTTATTCAACCAATTACATAAAGTGCATATTGAATGAGACAAAGCTAGCCCCAGCTTCGTGACGCCCCTTGACTCTTCGTCCACCCTGATACAGCAAGGAACATGCGTTCTTTTCTCCATATCAAAATTCTCCGTTACGAACCCTGCGACCAAGATTAAGTTGttcgtcaagtcaagtcatgGAAGACTGCCAACCCACACACTGAGTGTGGAGTCCGGCGTGGAGGCAGCTCTTTGCTGCAGCAGGAGGCTGGCAGTCACTCCAGGATGCCACTTGGCGCGCACCGCCAGCCACTGAAGATACCATACACCTTAGAGTTGATAACGGAACACGACCAGACTTAAGGACTCACAATGTGATCTGTAATGGCCCCGCTCACTGCGAGTTACGATCATACCCCTTATTGCTGTATATACCTCTTACTGACGACCGAGTTCATAAGCTTGACAATAAGCATCTCAGGCGTTACTCCTCGAGGCCTCATGAGATTTATTAATCGCCAAATTAGCCGTGAGAATAAGTTAAGGTTATCACAATGAGAATTGGCGACCCTTACCCCGACATGATCTCTGCGAAATATGCAACTTGCAACCACAACAACACCCCTTTCGATCCTAACCTGTCGTGCTTGCGCCGAGGTCTATTTCTAATTCTCGAAGATAGAGTAATGTGTATCTTGGGCTAGAATACCTAGTAAAGTCTGAGCTCAATGAGAGAAAGTGCACTGACTCACTAAGCCGACGGACCTATCCCATATGTCTGACACCTACACCTGAACAGTCCTGTGTGTACTGACGAATTCGGATTATGTGATATGTTCATTCTGCTCTCAAAGACGATATTATTGACAGTGTCCCTGGAATGTCTGTGTATCGTAATTAAAACGGTATCCCCAAATCGAATAGACCATGATTCAGTCGACTTCAAAAGCGTGGCCCATGGTTTGGTACGTCAGACCCAAACTGGTGTCAAGCTCTACCAGTGGAGACGGTACCCGGTATGTCCCCGCCACAGCCTGTTCCACTGTTGTTGTTTACACAGACCACTGCCCAGTGCCAAGTCCAGACTCTTTTCCTCCCTCCTTCAAACTGCAgactttttccttcttcctcacaaTCAGCAGTTCTTCCTTCGGCAACACAGATCGACACACTTGCCAAGATGTCGGAGGACTCAAGCATGAAGCCTTGCGCCCTGCTGTTCGTCGCCTCTCTCTTCCCTCATACACGAGTCCGATGCTGACTTCACCTTAGTTTCGGTAACGCTGGCACCATCATCGCTGCCACTCCCAATCTTGGCCTTCGTACCAAAATCAAGACTCAGGTCGAAACGGTCAACCCACCAAGTGCGGATTCATATTTCGGATTTCACTTGACTGTCCGTCGTGATCGCAGACAACTTGTCAGCGAAGATGAGGGGAACGGCGTTTGCTTTTCCTGTAAGAGAGACACCTAAAGCACAACTGATACAGCACATCTGACACTTGACTCTAGACGACCCCTCCCTCGATGAGCCTGTTTTGGCAGACTTTCGCATCACCGTCAAGTTTCCCCGCGGCGGTGTCTCCTGTGACTATCTCCCAGTTCCGGAGGATGTCCAGGCCAAGTTTCCCACCGTTCAGAATTGGCAAGGCTTTACCTAATCGTGCACCAGCGCGCTTTCGGGATTGTGATCCAAGGTTATGCCCAGGAGTATTATAACTCCCCCGACCCCAAGCTTGAGGCGTGGGCTAGACACAATGGCAAAATCAACAACGTCTCGCTTCTGGATGTGCTTCAGCAACGTGATTTCTACTTCGTTGTGGAAATGGATATCGGCTCGTGCAGGGAGGTCATGGGAGACGAGGGCCTTTCCCCAAGATTCACGTATGGCTACCCCAGGCAGCCTACTAACGtcgaggagatgaagaatcTTGTCAACGGAAATCAAGGTGGCGCCTTTACGCCGTGCTATAAGTGAGTATATCTGTTTCATATCGAGTCCCGCATGTACTAATGCCCATAGTAGCCTTGACAATGACGACTCATTTATCACGGCTATCAACCAAAGTGTTGTCCAAGACAACCTTTGGCTGCAACGAGAAGCCGAGGTGGTATGTATTACAGCATTCGATGAATATCAACAGGGGCTCACACAACTATAGATAGCACAAGAGCGCTTACAAGCATATTTCGTCGCACCTCCAGGGAATATCCCTCCAGGCACCGGCCTTAATCTTCTGGTTTCGGTACCAGAGAAGTGGAAGAACTCCCACGAGCTCGCCTTGAGACACTCACTGATGAGCAACGCTTTgtttaaagttaaaatttATGACGTTGTGGGGTCTGAGGACCCTCAGCCAGCTCTATGGTAAGTCCAGTTATGAAAGTATGTGAAACACAAATTAACGACCCCGTTTGATAGGGTTGGTAAGATAATTGAGCGAGGTGGTTCCATTCCCGAACTTGACTCACATCTGACTGGAGACAACGAGCTGGTCCTACGAGTTCGCACCGCTGCCGAGCCCCAGGTTCGCGTCTACCACTATAACGACCGCGCAACCGCCAATGAAGCTCTTTCGAAAGGAACGCATAATTAGAACTCTGTGTCCTTAGTATTGGATTCTGGCATGGAAGAGGTCAAAAGAAGGGTCAAAGGCATGCGAGCATTCCGGTCCAATGCCCCGCCGACGAACCCAAGGGCATGGGGCATGGCCGTGGACGCCGAAGGTGAAATCCTTGCGCCGCACCTACTTGACAGAGATCAAATGAACACGGCTAGTGAGGTCCTCTTCAAGATGAGAGTTCACCGTGCCGTACTTCGTGGTACAGGCTTCTATGAAGCGTTCAGGACGACACAAGACCTGAGGATCGGCTGTTTGCCCGCAATAAGTTACACCCGGCACGATGATCCCTACCTCATTCAGTGCATTCTTGAAGAGGCGAATTACTTTGACTGAAATCGCTTCCGGGCGTATCTGAGGCAGCGTGCGCTCAATATTGGTATCATCATCGGGGTAAGTTCTTTACTTCTAGTTACGTCCACGACAGCTTGATGTTAATGAATCTCCTTAGGAAACGGGATCTGGAAAGACCACCCTCGGGGTGGCTGCAGCCCTCGCTATGGAGGCCAAACTCGGGAAGATTTTGTGTTCCGGTCCCTCAAATGCGTCGATAGACCTCTTTGCCAGTCGCCGTGACACTGGAGGTCGTGCCGTAGCGGCGCGCTACAATACCATCCTACCCGCGGGCCACCCTGATCGCCGCCGCCATCATCTGGTTATACGCATGTACGCGCAGAACGATGAAATGATGGCGATCGCTCAAGTTCTGAACAACCCCCAGGCTGTTGACTGGGCGCAGAACATGGGCGAGTTCTTTCGAGAAACACACTGGAAGATGCACCTCTCCCTGGCCTACTGGACCTTGGCCATCTTGCGGTCGAACGCTGTGCCAGCCCTCGACGCCGACTGCAAGCTGAACCTACGCACTATACAAAGCTCCCTCGACAACGACGCCAGTGTCTCACCACTCCGCCAGGTAAAGTCCCATCGTTCTTAATGAACCCACGTTGAGACCGAACTAACAGAGCCAGGTCGCTCGTGGACACATCAGCTGGGCGCAATATACCGCCACGCCGGATGCCATTCCGATTCTTCAGAGAACTATGTGCAGGATCTTACGCCAGGCCGATTTCCTGTGTGTGCATCCGGCGGAAGCGGAGATCTCGCCGCTTCCTCTTTGGAAGAGTCTTTTTGCCAAAGGTCTCGTAGTGGATGACGCCGGAAAAAGTGAGTGAAATGCACCATACAAGATGTCGCACTAACTAACCATGATACAAAGTGAATCGAGCCGACTTTTACGGTCTCTGGGGGAACACCCTCCTtcccatcttcctcattggAGATCCCGGTGAGAAGCCTGTGGTTCTCACAATCGACGAGGCTGACGAGAATGGCAACTTGCTGAATCGCTTTGCCGCAGATGGCGCAATTTCGCCACTGAAATTCCTCGTGGCAACTGGCATCCCCGTGTTCCGCTTGTAGTTCTACTCGGCGCTAACTAAATGTTTTACTAGTGGGCTATGTGGTATCATGGATAACACATCGACGACGTCTAGGATGGTATGAGTGAGAGGATAATACTAGCTGTATGCATGATGTGAGGATCAGACTCAGACGTTGTAATCTGTTTGTACTGATCGCACATCGTGGGCTTCTTCTTAGTCATTCAACTGAGTAAATACAAGTTCTGGCCGTTACCGATGCTTCTTTAACAATTGCTAAGCATGTGAAAGTTATCTGAATGTACAGAATCTCTAGATTTATTAGGACTCTTTGTAAGTGTTTATCTGGTTATAAAATTGAGAACAACTGGTAATACCATAGGACATGACATGGTAGTACTGACAAACTACAATAGCCTTTTTCTGTTTCGAAGATAAAGTCTTAGAACTCTTCGTACATTTTCCAATCAATTCCTCATGTTGCTGTGGTCAAATAAGCCGCTGTGCACAATGCGCTCACAGACCAATGATGGCCGCACGTGAAAACCAGTGGCTGCACCAATCgtcaaaaacaccaaaaaaagCGCCGATCAGTGAAGAATCTAGATTCATCCATCTCACAAATGACGAGCCCCAACCGTTTCTGGGTGCAACACACCAACATCTTATCTTCGGGGCAAACCGTCCGAGCGGCAACGCCTGAACCTTGATTAGTGCCACAACCGCAGTGAGAATGCATGTCATTGTGCTGCGGGGTCCAGCCTGAGGGTGCCATCGTTTGCGGCGGATGGTATGACACTGGTCGGTTTGTGGCGCCCTGTAGAGGTGTGCTCGTTATCAATTGACATCAGATATCTTTCACCGACTTTGTTATCTGACTTTGGGATCACGTCATTGTGTTGGTTGAGATGATGTAAAAACATCACCGCCTCTGCCTTTGGTGTTCATCCTTTGCGCTCTGCAATCTCAGCAAAATGTCGCTGCCTACGAGCTCACCGTTCAATCCCGACGGCGAACGTCGAGGAAGACGACATTCCATCTTTGCTGATTTTATTCCAGACGATCTCACGTTTCCCCCGCCGTTCATCGACCCGACTCCAAATGTAGAGGAGATTCTGAACCGCGATATTGACGAGTGCTCCTCTGGAGATGAGCACcgcgatgaagaagccatcgaaGACCCCCGATACGTAAACGAAACAGACGTCCAACTTGCCTTTCATCCAACAGGCATCGCTTTCGGACAAGGCTTCTCTGCCGTTCCTCCTTCAAGCATCGATATCCCGCCCCCAAACCCCCACGACTTTGAGCAGTCCCTCCGCGCTGAAGTCTCCCTCCTCCGCGACAACGACATCATTCCACCGAGACATCCCCCAACAGGATGGAAGACCACGAAGCTCGGCCGTCTGTATCGGCACCTGTTTAGTACGCGCGTGCACGATCACGACAAGCCGCTCTTCGCCTCGGAAGATTCGGGCGAGACCACGCCGCTGTTGAGGGACAGAGTTGTGAGGTTCGATGGGATACCGCCAACGCCAGGGCCGGATGAGGTTCATAAGCGCTGGGAAGAGGCGCTGGCGTCGCATAAGATTGATACGACATGGCAGCGTGAGACCAAGACGTTGATTCAATATGCGCTGCCTCTTATCGTTACTTTTCTTCTACAGTGAGTGCATCATTGTGTCCAATTGAAAGGTGAGACTGACAATTCAAGCTACTCGGTCACTGTCGCTTCTGTCTTGACTGTCGGTCGTCTTGGAATGGAGGAGCTCGCGGCTGTCAACTGTAAGTATTCAGCATCTTTATCATCCTGATACACATGCTAACATCTCTAGTGGCCACTATGACTGCCTCGATCACTTACTACGTCCCAGTCCAAGGTTTAGCAACTTGCCTCGACACTCTCTGCGCACAAGCCTATGGCTCCGGCCACAAACATCTTGTTGGCCTTCAGGCGCAAAGAATGACATGGCTTCTTTGGATAATCATGATTCCTATCGCTATCGTCTGGTGGTTCTCTGAGCCCATTCTCGCCGCAGCCGTTGGCCCAGGTCGCACAACGCAATTGGCCGCTTTGTACATGCGAATCCTCATCGCAGGCATGCCCGGTGTTAGTGCCTTCGAGAGCGCAAAGAGGTTTGTTCAGAGTCAGGGTTTGTTTCATGCTACAACCTATACTCTTTTCGTTGGAGCGCCACTGAGTTTCTTGCAAAATTGGCTGTTCGTGTTTAAGTTTGGATGGGGCTTCTCTGGTGCTGCCATCGCGATGGCTGTCACTCATAACCTCCTCCCGCTTCTTCTCATTTTGTACGTCCGGTTGTTTGAGGGATATGAGTGCTGGAAAGGTTTCAGCCGCAAGGCTTTCACAAACTGGGGTAAGTCAAGTTCGGTATCGTCAAGACATCCTTTCTGACTTTCGCAGGCCCCATGATCAAGTTGGCTTTGCCAGGAATGATCATGATCGAAGCCCAGTTCTCCGTGCTGGAGATTCTTACCATCGCCGCAGGACGGTTCGGTACGGCACAACTCGCAGCTCAAGGAGTCTTGGTGACCGTTACGTCGATGTCTTTCAACATTCCCTTCCCACTGGCCATCGCGACCTCGACTCGAGTTGCAAACCTTATTGGGGCTGATCTGAGCAAGGCTGCGCGAGTAACAGCGAAAGTGGTGAGTCCAgcctcatctccatcaccgTACAAACTGACTGACTTGACAGGCCATTTTTGCTGCACTTATCGTTGGTAGCATCAACTTGACAATCTTCACGACCCTCCGAAAACAAATCCCCGCAGTGTTCACGGAAGATGAGCAAGTGATTGACATTGCATCTAATGTCATTCTTGTTTGCGCTGTCATGCAAATCTTTGACGCTTTAGCAGCCGTCTCTCATGGTCTTCTTCGCGGAATCGGAAGACAATCCATCGGATCTTATGCCAATCTCTTCGCATACTATGTGGTCGCTCTTCCAATTGCGCTGGGCACCAGTTTCGGATTGGGCTGGGGGTTAGCTGGACT
This DNA window, taken from Fusarium fujikuroi IMI 58289 draft genome, chromosome FFUJ_chr11, encodes the following:
- a CDS encoding related to amidases codes for the protein MSVFFKEILPGNPVQAGDVEALLDPLDLTIRPEESSEYQILLAAVHDCAERVSNLPDYQPVPEISRFPRQNIHLPEEHEQSYGHAWAHRFIIEGDKSSPSALVGKAVCLKDCIAVAGVPQFFGSDAFPAWTPSTDATVVTRVLEAGAVITGTATCENFCNSTSSFTSAQGTIDNPRKAGYSAGGSTSGGAALVTGGLADIAIGTDQGGSIRVPASLCGCVGFKPTHGLVPYTGITSGDQIDDHAGPLARTVEEVAACLDVIAGYDGIDDRSLGAPSPGSFNYLDSLASASVKGLRIGVLKEGYDNDLVQPGVKQTFFNTINRLKSLGANVSEVSIPLHKEGPSIWTIQQRISGSAGILGQANGRRGLYLTEFEQARLPWTSSEFEKLFPSTKNTVINGIYLSRNFPGLYAKTVNIGRQIRDAYEAKFKEYDVIIMPTTPFVAPRHGSRESVLKSFEPSIGMTNNTAIFNVTGNPALSLPIGWSKAVDDESVLLPVGLQIVGGLWQEKKVLNVAKALENSFDWEQEGKSAAEETEEVLNEVRRIRESSHL
- a CDS encoding related to ADH5-alcohol dehydrogenase V yields the protein MAPDAALPSRMRAAYIAEYNKPYAFGERPLPIIRDTDILVRVHAAGFCHSDLQALQGEFEKPAPIGLIPSHEIAGVVAKLGRSYQGDLKVGDRVGVLNFKHACGSCVGCRLTQRRGEELDPRFCDDRETAGFLHDGGFAEYASADPETTVKLPDSISFEQAAPLTCAGATVWGSLEGAAAGVSRGETIAIVGIGGLGHLGVQFAKALGFKVVAVDSREAGRQLASDVENSALKPDLVIDSSDTTAASKAIFDFTNGEGVAAAVVCTPSLEANRWALNILRIKGTLGILGLPRNPWQFDAAPIVFRELTIKGSYVAGRAATERMMKVVEEAGVRSHLTVLPFEKIPGIVDIYEDAAFKGRIVVQI
- a CDS encoding related to ethionine resistance protein; protein product: MSLPTSSPFNPDGERRGRRHSIFADFIPDDLTFPPPFIDPTPNVEEILNRDIDECSSGDEHRDEEAIEDPRYVNETDVQLAFHPTGIAFGQGFSAVPPSSIDIPPPNPHDFEQSLRAEVSLLRDNDIIPPRHPPTGWKTTKLGRLYRHLFSTRVHDHDKPLFASEDSGETTPLLRDRVVRFDGIPPTPGPDEVHKRWEEALASHKIDTTWQRETKTLIQYALPLIVTFLLHYSVTVASVLTVGRLGMEELAAVNLATMTASITYYVPVQGLATCLDTLCAQAYGSGHKHLVGLQAQRMTWLLWIIMIPIAIVWWFSEPILAAAVGPGRTTQLAALYMRILIAGMPGVSAFESAKRFVQSQGLFHATTYTLFVGAPLSFLQNWLFVFKFGWGFSGAAIAMAVTHNLLPLLLILYVRLFEGYECWKGFSRKAFTNWGPMIKLALPGMIMIEAQFSVLEILTIAAGRFGTAQLAAQGVLVTVTSMSFNIPFPLAIATSTRVANLIGADLSKAARVTAKVAIFAALIVGSINLTIFTTLRKQIPAVFTEDEQVIDIASNVILVCAVMQIFDALAAVSHGLLRGIGRQSIGSYANLFAYYVVALPIALGTSFGLGWGLAGLWVGLTAGLAVVSGLEAMYLYFTDWEEAVKQAEARMRTETNRRRSSLSGLSHERN